CGGACCCACCATATTCATATCTTTAACCACAGCTCAACCAAGGTGAAACGTCATCTGGCATTTCGGGATTACATGATTGCCCACCCGACAGATGCGAAGCAATACAGTGACTTGAAATGCCTGTTAGCTAGTCAATATCCCACAGATATCGATGGCTATATGGACGGTAAAGATAGCTTTATTAAAGCCATAGACATCAAGGCAGGTCAGTGGAACGCTTTACAAACCGACCAGCCGTCAGGGACCTAATGCTTCCACGCTTAATTGGATGCATAATGCAGCATTGGTGGCTGGGAGAATGATTAGCGACTGGCTGAGATCCACTCAGGGCTTCCTTGAAGGTCGCATCACTTTCAAGATCCATGATCCAGAAACGTTTGTCTTCACTGCTTCTTCTCAGAAGACCGATAGTTTAAGAAACGTGGTTTCATCCCACTCCATAAAGATAACTGTTTGCCCCAATGCCCCCAACCATTGGGGTTTTCTCCCTTTAAGAACGGGCACCTCTAAAGTTTTTATAGACGGTCAATAACCAATGATAGGCTTCTTCGAGTCCATCGGTCGTATCGACGTCTATCCCTACTTTTTTCCACTCCTCTACTCGTTGAAAAGAAAGTAGATTTCTGAATT
The genomic region above belongs to Acaryochloris sp. CCMEE 5410 and contains:
- a CDS encoding GrpB family protein, producing the protein MSYLWLLKGWQTAIPHREMNIARGLLIEVQCITQVDERSSSMEQLGYEVMGEFGISGRRFFRKNNQHGIRTHHIHIFNHSSTKVKRHLAFRDYMIAHPTDAKQYSDLKCLLASQYPTDIDGYMDGKDSFIKAIDIKAGQWNALQTDQPSGT